One genomic window of Cellulophaga sp. Hel_I_12 includes the following:
- a CDS encoding DUF2945 domain-containing protein: MIQKGSRVQWKWGNGFGRGTVKETYTESITKTIKGSEVTRHGEVGNKALFIEQEDGDFVLKSENEVAREDE; the protein is encoded by the coding sequence ATGATACAGAAAGGCAGCAGAGTACAATGGAAATGGGGAAACGGATTTGGAAGAGGAACAGTTAAAGAGACCTATACCGAGTCTATTACCAAGACCATAAAAGGTTCCGAAGTTACACGACATGGAGAGGTAGGCAATAAAGCTTTGTTTATTGAACAAGAGGATGGTGATTTTGTTTTAAAGAGTGAGAACGAGGTAGCGCGCGAAGATGAATAA